AGTGGGCAAGTGGGCCTTGAAGACCGCCACCAACTCGGCCTTGGTCACGCGCGGCCGGTGAAGACACGCGCGCAGCGCCTCAAACACACCGTCGATCTCCGCCAGACTCCGGCGGGGAGCGTTTTTGACGACCCCGAGGGCAGCGAAGCGCGTCAGGTCCAGATCCTCGCCCGGCGTATAAAACTCCTCATACGGCTTCTCGCCGCTGGTGTCGGACTCAAAGAAATAGACCGGCCACCGGATCGTGCCGCGCGGACTGTTCGCCAACAACCCGTCCGCCCGGAGCCGCGCCATCTTCTCCCGCGCCTCGTCCTCGCTGTGGCACACGTCGGCCTCCAGGCCCAGGGCGTGGAGCAGGTCGAGCGCCACCTGTTCAAACGGGATCATGTCGCGCGCCTCATCGAGCTTGGGAAAGAGGATGTCGCCGCTCTCCCCCAGGACCGAGGCGAGCAGGCACAGCTCGCCCGCCTCGGTCGGCGAGACGAAGAACCGCCGGATGCCGAGCGGGCAGGACCAGGGCTGGCGTTTGGACAGCCGCTCCAGAAAACCGAGCGGCAGGCTGCCGTTGGAAAACGCCACATTGGCGAAGCGGGCGGTGGTGACGGGCATCCGGCCGGCATAGGCCATGATCATTTCCTCCATCAGCTTTTTGCTCGCCCCCATGAGGTTTACCGGGTT
This genomic interval from Lentisphaerota bacterium contains the following:
- a CDS encoding NAD-dependent epimerase/dehydratase family protein, producing the protein MDIAFDLDRFIREQVTRREQSLLAADFARYDGDLHARLDGSRALVIGGAGSIGSHYIKALLRFNVAKLCVVDTSENGLTELVRDLRSGGAAALPADFITYPVSFGDPVFAKLFRAHGPFDIVANFAAHKHVRSEKDPFSIEAMVENNLLRARGLLDLLLERPPQHFFCVSTDKAANPVNLMGASKKLMEEMIMAYAGRMPVTTARFANVAFSNGSLPLGFLERLSKRQPWSCPLGIRRFFVSPTEAGELCLLASVLGESGDILFPKLDEARDMIPFEQVALDLLHALGLEADVCHSEDEAREKMARLRADGLLANSPRGTIRWPVYFFESDTSGEKPYEEFYTPGEDLDLTRFAALGVVKNAPRRSLAEIDGVFEALRACLHRPRVTKAELVAVFKAHLPTFAHIETGKGLDQKM